The genomic interval GCAGACAAAAACTTGAAGGATACAAATTTAGTTATGAAGAATACTGGATTTAAGAATGGCCACTTTGaattgtattttgaaagaaaattggcAAATCCCTAGTCTTAACAGTGGAGTTTAAACATGAGGAACTTCTTACTCTAGGGTGTGGTATTGGTTGAATGAAAGGAATCTGTAACAAAATTTGGTGTGAGTGTTGAATGATGCCTTAGGAAGAGAAACTTATATGTTTATTAACATAACTTTTCTTTGActtatatgaagaaaaatatattttacctcaGAAGACATTCCAGAACAATCTTGCCAGAATCTGAATGCCAGGATTAGTGAATCATAGATTCTAGAGGGACTTGGAAAAAGCTAGTATTTTCTATTATATGTTTACTATTAAGCTATGTGGGTCTTCTAGGCTTTCTTGCTGTCTTGTAGAGGTGAAGAAATGAGGAATGAAATAGGCCACTGGGTAGTCACGAGGGGCAATCATGTAGCCTAGCACTAAAGAAGCCACCTGGGAAAAGGCCAGTGGACTGAGCAAGTATTTGGCTACATGTAAGAGAGAGGGCACTTTTTTCCCCTGGTATATTTCAGTGAGCTCAGTCAATTatatattttagctattttcTGGTTAccacatttccatttttattagctctttgatttctgtttttgccAGCCTTGGAGGGCACGCTCCCTCACCCATGATAGTAGCTGTGGACAAAAATGGGAACCAGGAGCTGCACCACGACATGCCCCTGCAATGTCTGAGTTCCAAGCTGGAGGATGACGCAGAGCCCTGGGGTCAAACTCAAGTACCGCTGAGACCTTCCGTCAATGTGCTGACTGATCTGGCTAGAGAGCAACTGGAGTGCCCCTCTGAGAGAACAGGATCCTGCATTCCTGTTCATAGTTTGAGAGCTCTCATACACCCCTATGGTCCACCACCTGCTGTTGCAGAAGAGTCCCTAGCAACAGCAGAAGTAAATAGCTCGGATGCACTGGcaggctggaggcaggagggaCAGGATGCTATTAATGTGTCCTGGGAAGTCTCTGGTGGTCCTCCTGCAATGATAGGAGGGGGCACAAATGTCAACAATGGAGGCACTGAGAGAGGTAGTAATAATGCAAGGTTGCATGTGGCTTTGCCACGAGGTAAAGGGTTTTTTGCACCCAGGCGCCCACAAGTGAGAGGCCCTTCACATATTCCCACCCTTAGATCAGGGATAGTAATGGAGGTGCCTCCTGGAAATACACGAATAGCCTGCAGGGGAAAGCTGGCTCATGTTTCTTTTCCACTCAGGGGCCCATGCCACCCCATGCATAATTGGCCAAGGCCTATCCCGTTGTCTTCCAGTACTCCAGGTTTACCTTCTTGTTCTACTGCTCATTGCTTCATCCCTCCTCGACCTCCAATTTTCAATCCATTTCTCACTATGCCTATTCCTTTTGCTCCTCCTCTGATATTTGGTCCTCCACTGCCTTCTTATTTTGCCCATTTCCATTCTGCGGGAATGCCAACTCCTGCATCACCCACCAGAGAGCACAGCTGATGGCGAAAATtaataaaaggaggaaaaaaggattTTCGAAAGAGGTGAAAGTTATTCATGTATGCTTTTACATTTGACACCTTGTACCCTCCCACACTCTGTTTAGCACTAATGTGCCCTACATACTGGAGATTTAATAAAGAATGTGAAGTTTGAAACcttgtaaattatttctcaaaataccACCCCAGGAACCAAAGCCTTGGATTTTGTGTTCTATCTTTAAGgtaattaaaacagaaacaaacctgTCAGTGTTTACTAAATAGCTTAGTTAAATGACTGTTACTACTCTCTATTGAATTATCTTGCAGTCACTGGGGAGGGTGGTTAGGTTCTTCCTAGGCCAAGGCTAGGTTGGGGAATCTCTGTTTGCCCAAGGATATAAGGGGTGCTCGGAGTTTGATGGCTGAATTAAGATAAGGTCCATAAAGGGAGCCCGAAGTCCAGACCATAGAGAAAACATGCACAAACAGTAAAAGAAGCTAGATGAGATTGAGGTGAGAGCAATAGAGCCAACATTTAGCACTCATAGGCAGAACCAGGTTGAAAAGtcaggaaagaaggaggaaggaagatggaAGAGTATTCTTATACCACTGCTTAAACACGAACTGGTGTTTGtgtttcaactttttcttgttgctaattacatagtatatatagcTCTGGCTCATTAagagtccaaaatcaaggtggaACAGGACTGATCCTTTCACCCTTTGTCTGAACAAAGAGCTCACTATATGTATTAGCCCATTCCCACACTGCTAATAaggacatactcaagactgggtaatttataaaggaaagaggtgtaactgacttacagttccacatggctggggaggcctcaggaaaatttCAATtagggcagaaggggaagcaaacacatactTCTTCAAATGGCAGCATGAGAGAAAAGTGCAGAGGGAAGATGTGGAGGAGCCACTTATAAAATTGACAGATtttgtaagaactcactcattatcatgagaacagcataaagATAACTGCCCtgatgattcaattacctcccagcGGATCCCTTTAACAAcagacacatggggattatggaaactactattcaagatgaaatttgggtgcggacactgccaaaccatatcactatatGCTCAGAACTTTGAAGTGCAAATGAAAATACTTTACTCacatggaaatatttttctcagaTACTGCTGTGTTTGCACTTCTCCTAATTTTTGCCATTATAATGACGGTTCTGAGAGATTATCAAAATGTTCAGATgggatcttttaaaatttcaattaaagaaaataaggatGCTGCATGCAGTATGAAGGGATGTACATTTTGACAGCTGTATAACAATTCACTATATAGTAAAATGCCCTAAAACATAGTGCTATTGTACATGAACAACCAATCAACTAGAAATGTCTGAAAAGGACACTTCttcaaataagcatttttaatattCAGTGCTGATAGAGTAGGTGATATATCCAGTTAGATAGAGGCTGAAAAACATGCCCGAGACAAAAACCAATAATGAATTTTCAGCACCAAAAAAGAGTCATTTGCTATTCTGGTTAGAAGGACACATAGATTCATcaagtttcttttatttgttttataataagTCATTCTAAAATGTACAGGTGGTATTCTAAGGTTTAGCAGAAACATCTGGATAGTGCCTGATAAAATTCCTTTCACCCTGTGTATGTCCTGAAGCTGGCATAATTCCATCAATTCACTGTGGTGGATGAAACAGAAGTATTCAGCAAATCTTTGTACAGCTGCTCATGACGAGGTAGCTTAGTCCCAGtgtactaaatatttattgaagtttaATCCTTATGAACAGAGAAGTTGGGCATTCTTATAGTCATCAAAAATATCTTTTGAGTCAGATGTTTAAAGATATTTTGACACGAAATCAAGTCATCATGTCAATAGTAGTGCTGTATCTCTAGAGAGTTGCCAAAAGGTGGGGTAAGTGAAAGCAGGACAAGATTCATTTTCCTCTCAAAGAAAATAAGTAGCTCAGATCAACACTCAGAAAAACTTAACTTAcaattaattaaagaaatacatgacAAATTCACTAAAACAAGCAAGTGACATCAATACAATTGGCTCCTTTtcaactctcttttctcttttctcaccctgtgttttttattttctatgtcatGTCTAAACACTGAACACCAATAGTAAACAATAATGACTACCTATTAGCAAATTGAGGCactgaagttttatttatatgtCTAAGATGCaggataaatacattttctttagtttATGAAGAGTTCTGTGCTATATAGCCAGTTTAAATGGATGCAAGTATCAAATAAGGCTGGAATCATGCTGCTAAATGCAAAtgtaatgcaaatatttttgtttatacatAGCTTCTGCATGGATTACTGTATTAGCTTGTTATCACACATGGCAGTGTCCTCAATGATAGAAAAacatctgtttttaaataaatgagtcaCAGTAAAGTTGCTATTTTAGAATTGTTCTGGTAGACTATGAGCCATATTAATCCTATACCATAACATGCTATTTATCTTGGAAAGCGCTCATAAAGCAATGTATTCAACACtcttgaatatatattatttatttttattctctgtggCTTAAATAGAGTCTAGCCACAAAAGAGAAAGCTGAACATCAACAAAGTCATCCTTTTTTCTGGTAATCATGGTAATTGGCTAAGTATTTCCTATTCAAAGCTCTAATCATCGTCACAAGAAGATTCATgttattctgtttattatttctagttcTCATTATATTCTTTGTCACGAGACTGTAGCATCAGAATTTTAATGTCCTATATATTCTCTAGAAGACAATAATAAACTGTACAACATTGACCTTTTACATGTCTACAGTATGATTCATTAGCCATTTCTATTTTTCACTGTTTACAACTTCTATAGCCTTGGTGCAAAAGTTACACATGCAGCCAATGAAAATGCAGAATATTGAACAGGTTAAAGTTCAAAGTTATGAAGTGTTTGAAGTTTATAGGCTTTCATAAACTAAAATGCTGTTAACATTATGCCTCATTCTTCTGAGAATTATTCCAACGAAAACACTAAATGGgaccaaattatttattttcactggaGTCTTAAGGTTGAAATAACAGTGCTATCTTTATCCACCATGAAACAAGTGGCTCATTGTGAGGTTGTTACTAAATAATTGAGTAGCACATATAcaatgggagagaaaaaaatcattccatAACTGTTATGTAGTACTATAACAATAGCTTTATATTATCAATTGTCActggaagataatttttaaagtccCTAAGTAAAGAGCTATGTAAAGTGACCCTATTTCAAGAAAAATGGGCCAAAGCCAGGGGTAAAATACAGTTTATACAGGCAAAACACATAATGTCACGGCATAGGGTAATTCCA from Callithrix jacchus isolate 240 chromosome X, calJac240_pri, whole genome shotgun sequence carries:
- the PRR32 gene encoding proline-rich protein 32, translating into MACIENVLGGHAPSPMIVAVDKNGNQELHHDMPLQCLSSKLEDDAEPWGQTQVPLRPSVNVLTDLAREQLECPSERTGSCIPVHSLRALIHPYGPPPAVAEESLATAEVNSSDALAGWRQEGQDAINVSWEVSGGPPAMIGGGTNVNNGGTERGSNNARLHVALPRGKGFFAPRRPQVRGPSHIPTLRSGIVMEVPPGNTRIACRGKLAHVSFPLRGPCHPMHNWPRPIPLSSSTPGLPSCSTAHCFIPPRPPIFNPFLTMPIPFAPPLIFGPPLPSYFAHFHSAGMPTPASPTREHS